The nucleotide window GTCATTGGTATCATGATGAGCCTTTAAAAGTAAACCAAGAAAATCACTCCCAAAGCTCTCTTCTTCCCCATTCATTGCCTTgtcttctcttttcttcacGATCCCCTTGATGGAGTCGCGTATTTCTTTCTCAAGCCTGTCTGATTCGATATCATCGCTGGTTCTAAAAAGCTTGCTGCCATATTAAGTGAAAGACACAAATCTGAGAAGTGACAACTGACACATGTAATCTCCTCCAAGTAGTGGAAAGTTTCTACAAGGCTACTAGACAAGAGTGTTGGAATATAGATATATGTACCTGAAGCCTGGAAACTTGAGTTTGAAATCATTTTTGAGTAAGCTTAATttcatcaacatatcaaaaatgTTCTTCCCTTCTACATAGCTGCTGCCAAATGCTGTCCTAGCAATCACTTCTGAAGTAAACAATCTAAATTCTTCATACACTTCCAtttctttcccttcttcatGGCTTTTCCACCTCCGAAGCATTGTCTCAGCACTAGCTATCATGTCTGGAATCATATTCTAGTAATACAAAACAATAATACCATGCCAGATCAAAACATAAACCACAATGCAGGGAAGAGAAAGACTGGCTTTATCAATAGTCATtggatttataatttttttttttcaattttttcttatCCTTGAAGGAATAAAATACAAGTAACTACGTACTGCTTGTAACAACTTACTTTTAAGTTCTGTCCATGGAAGGCATGGTTGGCCAGCTTTCGCGATTTCGCCCATTTTTCACCTTCTAATTGTGGAAGGCCATTCCCAAATATCTTCTTTGCATAAGCTCTGAACTTGGGTTTCAGATAGAATCCATCTTTATTACTGAGTATCTCCTTGCACAACTCGGCTTCCGTCACCACCAACTCAGCCCGAGTACCATGCCACTGAAGATAATTCTTCCCTGTTGCAACACCAAAGTCTAATTTTATTCTTATACTTGAAAACTATAGTTGACTCGAGAATTTGTAAATACATACCATAGATTTTGGTCCATGCATGAACATGAGGTAGAACTACTGGTAATATGTTGTGCGACAAATCCAAGGGCCTGCTAATGGCTTCCTTGCACATGTTGGAGACTTCCTTGGCGTTTCCATCGATAAGTCTGTAGGGAGGTCCTCTGATTCCCTGTGAAGCCATCAGTTTCTGTACGCGAATCGGAGTCCACCATATTTTGTGAAAGATTTTGAAGATCAGAGCTACCAGAAAACACAGAGATATTGAAACAGTAACTACCAGGCCATCCAAAGAAGACATTTTTTTGCTTTTGGATCGGATTTATGTTTGAACCAGAAGCATTTGTTGAGTCTGCTCAGACATGAAGCACGGAATTTATACTACTGAGAAAATTGATTTCTATTGATTAAGAGGCCAATTATAAGCATTTGGGTCTAAGTAAAAACTAGAAAACAGAGAACTAGCTACCTCCTCTAGAAGGATTGGCTGGTTCGATCCTGACATAATGTGCTTGTCATCTCTACTTGTTATTTAGTGCTTAGAATTTCGGGTCAAATCCGAATGAACTCGTGTTTTTATTCCTTGATCGACTATATTCCTGAACCTACCGAGTTTTCAAAAGATCCGCCAAATTTTGGCTCTCTACTGTTCAACACAAGCTCATGAGATGCCCGACATGTGACATAATGTGCTCGTCATCTCTATGACTCTTTAATTTTTGGGAAAAATCCTCAAATAGTACCTGAATTATGGTACTTGAAGCTGAAATTAAGTGAAAACAGATGAATATTCGATCCTGACATAATGTGCTTGTCATCTCTAGgactttttcatttttgtgaTAGTGTTCCTAAAACAAATGTTGTCCATGTGCAGTGACCGTTAACTAACAAACGGGAAGAGGAGAAAGAAGTGATGTTGAGAGGTTATAATAGTACTGGTGCTGAAGCATACAGAATATTACAGATCAGTTTCAACATTTCGACTGAGAAATACAgatgaaatttttgaaaataggTGTAGTGGGTGTTACCTTAGAGAGAGGAAACAAAGCTTGgtctttcttctcttcctcagCTTCCATAATTGGGAAAAGCTCTCTGACTTTTAACCTTTTCAATAGTCATGTCAAAACTCGTTTTCTGGCGACTTCTAAAGTTCAACCCCACCCTTTCATTGATTTTTCAATCAGAATAATTAAGCAATAACAAATTCTCTGTACGTTAGTGATGACCTGGTTTCGATCCCCAGCAACAgcgatttttcaattttcactttGAACTGAAAgtcaaaatattttattttgaggAATAGGATGAGAAGAACAGAAATTATTTAGGGTAAAAATACGTAGACAAAAGTGAAACAAATCAATGATGCAATTTGCATGAACAATATACTGACTAATATATAGAATCTCTCATATTCGTTTGTGAGAAAATGAAACAGAGCTAGTTATACAAATCAAGGAAAACCGATAACAACATTCATGCGTCTCAGATTCTGTTTCATGCTTCTTCTTTGCTTTCATTGTAAAAACTCTTACAGAAAAGTTTCATATCTTGTCTGAGCTGCTCTGTTCACAATGGTTGTAGCAATACTTGGAAGTCCATGTTGTGGCCGAACCCCTAGAATATAAGCCGGGGAATGTTGGAGAATGAAAAGATCCTACATTagaaaagtgaaaaagaaaatatataagtGGTAGTTCATTCTCAGTACgtaaaaatttcattcaatataCTTGTAtgataaattaaaatattaaatgtTTACGCCGTAAAAATTCTGACCTCCGGGAGAACACTCTGCTTATAGAAGCAGAACAGAGTTTAACAGACTACTAGTACAGGTATTCTTGTATTCAAGTACTAGCAATGATACATGAACCATATACCACATATATATTCacttgtttaagtataatgtatttgagagagattgatgagagagatgtgttcttattattgagaataggagccctatatatagggattacaaagtgctagttctaatgttacaaggaataccaatccgtgtaggattgggaaatctagaaccttctctcctattgctactcctagtttgataaggcacactaaatcgatattccttcaacacttccccttgtgccgcttcaaacttggtggtgacgcttcatccgttgcctcgttaaaaaccttgccaggtaacaaaaaccctgtgggataaaaataaccctggtcgaaggacaaaaagagcacaacacgtccttcactcttcgagatcgaacatgtagacatcataactccccctgatgtcgatatctccccctgattgctataatcgtgggagttcggataactttctcaatccgatgctcttcacatgtttctcgaaggtggatttaggtaacgacttagtgaataagtccgctacattatcctctgatcggatttgattcacttcaatctttaggagtgattgttgttgctgattataaaagaacttaggcgatatatgcttggtgttgtcgcccttgatgaaacctaacttcatttgttcaatacaagctgcattatcctcataaatgcatgtaggttcatttgtggtagacttcaaaccacaacttccttgaatgtgtcgaattacggaccttagccatatacattcacgtacagcttcatgtagagcaataatctctgcatgatttgaggaagtagcaacaagggtctgttttgtagacctccaagatatcgcagtgcttcccatggtaaagacataaccagtttgggagcgacctttgtgagggtcagagaggtaccctgcatcagcaaaacccatcaagacatcattgtcgttttgatggagggagataggagaatgccggccaccatgagcggtggcggcgccggcggcggcaacatggccggcggccattccatggacgggggcgttttgcctcttggggtccaatcccaattttccgtcattccttttctctctgtagggatagaataggcccatatcaatcgtacctcttaggtatcgaaagattgtctttataccaatccaatggcggcgtgttggcgcagagctatgtcgagctaacaagttcactgcgaatgagatatccggtcttgtgcattgagctaagtacaataatgcgcctattgcactcaaatagggcacctcggcctctaatggttcttcgtcctcatcccttggacgaaacggatcttttccgggctcaagactacggccgatcatgggagtactcgtaggctttgctttatcttcattaaagcgccttaggattttctgagtatatgcagactgatggatcaagattccatcactacggtgctcgagttctcaaccgagacaaaaccgtgttttcccaagatctttcatctcaaattcggatttcaagtatttagcagttaccttcaactcatctagagttccaattaggttcatgtcatcgacataaactgctacgattgcaaatccggaacttgttcttttaatgaacacgcatgggcatatttcattgttaatatatcccttcccaatcaagtagtcacttagacggttataccacatccgtccggattgttttaatccatatagtgagcgttttaatcttattgaaaacgcgctccgtggtttagagccacttgatttgggtaattgaagtccatctggaaccttcatatatatctctgaatctagatccccatagagatatgctgtaaccacatccataagctgcatgtcaagtttttcggaaactaccaaactgacaaggtagcggaacgttatgacgtccattacgggagaatatgtctcctcgtagtcaattccagggcgttgtgagaaaccttgcgccacaaggcgggctttgtatctaacaacctcgtttttctcattacgctttctaacaaagacccatttatggccaacaggctttacacttgggggtgtctgcgttacaggcccaaatacctgtctctttgttagtgaatccaattcaacctggattgcatctttccatttaggccaatccgctctttgttgacattcttcaacagagcgaggttcgatatcatcatattctataattccttttgcaatatgatatgcaaatgcatcatcaatcgccatagaatttctatccatcatctcatgtacactagtgtaatttatggagatctctctattctctggagttggttctgacattggagcgtcccccaatgatgtctcttggacataaccataatccggaatattctcatgagatggattatttacatcgatgattaatggattattttgtgccgaactcgctttctttcttgggcgagaatccatcgaacctatgggcctcccgcgcttcttggcgggagccgtgggcctagccacaacgtcaccatcattgagagatgggacgttggcgccatgctcatgcattcttgagttggcgtcatgtcctctacttttagggacatcaatccttgcaggcacgtttgcagcaggtatgtgtgatctcgtcactttagcaatatcagaaaacgcatcaggcatcgaatctgctacgttctgaagatcgagaattctccgcacttcaatttctgactgtgcggttcggggatcaagatgagacagagtggggacagaccacgacaattcctgtcgttcctgttgaacattgatgttcttatctccccctaacgacgggaagactgtctcatcgaagtgacaatccgcaaatctagcggtaaagagatcgcctgtcaagggttctatgtagcggataatcgttggagaatcatatccaacataaaggcctaatcgtctttgaggacccattttggtgcgctgtggcggcgcaataggcacatagactgcacacccaaatatgcgtaagtgtgagacatcaggctcatacccagtaaccatctgggacgcagagaagggttgagtggcagtgggcctcagacgaataagcacagctgcatgcaatattgcatagccccaagcagaaatagggagattggtgcgcatcaccaatgctcgagcaaccatttgtagtcgtttaatggtggcttctgcgagaccattttgggtatgaacatgaggaacaagatgttcaacatcaatcccaatggacatgcaataatcatcaaaagtctttgatgtaaactccccagcattgtctaatcttatagacttaatgggatgatcagggtggtgagcccgtaacttaattatttgtgctaggagtttagcaaatgcagcgttccttgtggacaatagcatgacatgtgaccagcgtgtcgatgcatcaaccaacaccataaaatatctaaatggtccgcatggtggttgaatgggtccacaaatatcaccttggattctttgcaagaatggtatattttctttggtgtcctttgcataggatggtctcgatcctaactttgctaaagagcaggctttgcagaacgaatgatgggctttggaaacaaccaatgaggattttggttgagccatgaagtcacaatggaccttagaagtaaaaatgggagtcaaggaagcaggggtggcgtcaaagccacccttgggccgcaggggatggcggcgccgaccggggatggccggacttgaggggggaaggcgccgtgaggcgcaggtgctcctccttgatccaaatttcgagttttacttcctttcgttctgaaaaaaggatgtccgtgtgaagtctttaatatacggatcatcatgtcacgacctgggtgtcccaaacggtcgtgccaaagcctatacgtgtcggaatcccataaatcatctctcatgacatggttggattcaattactcgaatagtggttgcatacaacccactagagcgacacataagtttctctaatactcgtttatgtccgtagtcattagaggtgatgcaaaggaactcttgtccattctcacaatgtatttccacatgaaaaccattggctcttatatctttgaaataataaagttcgaaaaacatgtctacgacatgagataaaataaatcgatactttattaataatatccaatgatgacaccaaagtttcgtgaccataatctaatccaatataaaaatcaaatcgtagacaaatcgtagtcactctatccgtttggcaatttcaatttagttgtgaccaggtaaggtaaggcgagattttggtggagcgttgctcacttttaaaaccgttctctcagatcaaaccttgcctagacatcacaagtactcttgagtacgcttagagggaaagagttaatacaataagtcattttattgatataaggcataattgccatgacataattcttggaaaaataaaagactataaataaaaatctgcggtattttgtcttcatcgccagatttaaagtctttgtgaactcgaagtcttgatcaccatgatgcgactaccttcgtaggtacattgcaaattcaggtccattgatcagacgttccatatcagaaatagacaccataaagaggattctcccttgattgaggcgcattggcgcaatatgcatagtccctaggactggtggcgttggaaagtggtgcccatggccaacgttggctccatggtttccaaccctatttccctcaaaatcacgcctcctacggtcgtgggattgtcgccttgagcgattaccttcttgagcttttcgatcgtatggatcatgacgtcgatggcgactttctctagccataggacgatgctcttgatagctatcttgaagcctatcaaatcttcttttcacaagttcattgccatgtctttcagtagtgaccatagcttcaataagctgttgaaaacttgtgattcgccttgcatttacatgagtccggaataagtcagaggacctcatagcatagacggggaaggtattgagggttttctcaatcaattggtcttctgtgattgtttttccacagagacgcatcattgctttgatgctgagagcttccgaataaaattgcatgacagtgtcaaattcatagaagcgaagatcgttccattctgcttctgtattcggaagaatggagtcacgaacattgccatatcgttcgcgaagcgcatgccaaagctttatggcgctatcctcatttatgaactcaaactggaggtcactatccatgtgacgtttcataaaggcaagtgccttggaattatctttctcagtttgagggtctggagctgtttctataagacaaagctcttggattgtatgcaataaatcacgggcaatgaggtggatctcgacatcagtgacccaaattaagtaccttttgcctgcataatccaatggaacaaaatcgagtttgtttgtgtttgacatcctgaaagatgaaacaaaaacaagttagtttcggagtcaatgcttccacgaaaactaaataagatttccgagctatgctaccaagaaatcgatttccaagaataattggattagaccgaaacaatgatgtttaaatggtcaaaatctatgctcacgaacgctcttagtccgtagcttacgaacgctcttagttcgttaaatcgatgcttatggacgctcttagtccgaagtcttacgaacgctcttagttcgttaattgcgtgaatccccacgattccgcttttctcaaaaatcgaacccacgttataagaaaggtgggatgtagaagaagggaggttttcaagtccccgagaaaagaagaagaaatataaattctgaaattataggaacttcaaaacttactcttttgaatacttacttgtatttggatcacgcgcgtgtcgatgcaggcgtgatggagcgaagcaatccgagtagattctgttctgaacagcttgtacctcgattggtgtacagatctcaatatgactccgataaggttgaaattcggaggttagatggaagagacagagacgaacaactttgatgaagaaagtttttcgatctgagcttccgaactagacgtttcgaggcttgcaagaagacggatgtgcacaggaacgggaaaaagatgcagtgggtgtgcgttggcttgtttgcgcagcagggatgcttcggtggcagcaggctggaacgcagggctgcagggagggggcagcaggggctgctgtgcaaggttgcaagcgcacgggcgctcgggctgcagcgaaggctcggctagctcagGCTAGGGGCtgatttgtgaatgagttttggttttctgttttgtggttagagtcgtgctgataacgtgtttaagtataatgtatttgagagagattgatgagagagatgtgttcttattattgagaataggagccctatatatagggattacaaagtgctagttctaatgttacaaggaataccaatccgtgtaggattgggaaatctagaaccttctctcctattgctactcctagtttgataaggcacactaaatcgatattccttcaacatcACTGAAATTTTCTAAACATCCAAATCTATTTATGAGAAACGAAACGGACAGCTAGTAATGCAAATCAAGGAAGACAAATTAATTAGCATACAGATTTAAAGACTATCACGCATTGATAAATCAACAATCTTCATAAAACATGGTTGACTACTGCACTGTAAACTAGGAAAGATTATGTATAGCCTCTTCGGAATCAGCTATTTGTATAAACTTGATGGATCACAATAATTTTCCAGTTGCTCATTTCTGTTAGATTAGAGAACAGTATTGCCAGTGTAATCGCTAAACTAAATTGTACATAGTAAACTAAGTGTGGAGTTTCACCCCGGCAAATTTGTCAGCGCCTGAAATGTTTAagcattatttttatttttgacaaaTGTTTAATCAGTTACAGCTTTACGAGCtagctagcaaataaaataCACGAAGATTTACTAGGAATCGTAGTCTTCAGTCCTCATTGTTCACAATGAGTGTAGCATTACTTGAACTCCATGCTGTGGGCGAAGTGTCATACTCCTTAAGGGTGAGTGAACATAACCTGGGGAAAGGGTAAAGGAGTACCGCTGTAGAATCATTGATAGAGCAATCTTGGCTTCAACGGTGGCGAAATTGAGGCCCACACAAATTCTAGGTCCCATTCCAAAGGGCATAAATGAAGTTAAGTTGTTGTTAGTAGCTTTAGCAACTCCTTCAAAGAATCGCTCTGGTTTGAAAAGTTGGGCGTCTTGTCCCCATGACTGAGGCTCGTGGTGAAGGGCCAGATATGGGACGATCAACTCAAAATTAGCAGGAATAATGAGCTTTCCCAGTCTAACATCCTTTTCAACTCTCCTTGTGACGGTAACAGCTGGAGAATATAGCCTTAGGGACTCATTGAAGATCATACTCATCTACATGCATACATGAAAATGAATCAAGTCAGAGGAAGTCATGATGTGAAATTTCAAAAGTAAGCATTTCTCCCAAATTAAGCAAGCAGTGTATGATTGAGTTCATAGCTTCCTTACGGTCTTCAGTTTGGCAAGGCCATCAGGATTCGGAGCCTGTTTCCCAAATAATTGTAGGACTTCCATTCTTGCTTTCTCTTGCCAATCAGTATGGAGTGCCAAAAGCAAGACAGTCCAGGAAAGCAAAGTATTACTGGTCTCTTGTCCAACCAAGTAAAATGACTTGCACTCATCAACCAAATCATCCACCGAAATCCTCTGAATGTCATTGGTATCATGATGAGCCTTCAATAGTAAACCAAGAAAATCACTCCCAAATCTCTCTTCTTCCCCACTCATtgccttctcttctcttttcttaatGATCCCCATTATGGAGTCACGTATTCCTTGCGCAAGCTTCTCTGATTTGATATCATCGTTGGTTTTAAAAAGCATGCTGCCAAATTAAGTGAAAGACACAAATCTGAGAAGAGACAACTGACATATGTAATCTCCTGCAAGTATATGTATAGTGGGGGAAAGTTTCTACAAGGCTACTAGACAAGGTATTGGATTATAGTAATGCGTACCTGATGCCTGGAAACTTGAGTATGTAATCATTTTTGAGCAATAAGCTAAACttcatcaacatatcaaaaatgTTCTTCCCTTCTACATAGCTGCTGCCAAATGCTGTCCTAGAAATCACTTCTGAAGTTAATAATCTAAATTCTTCATACACTTCCAtttctttcccttcttcatGGCTTTTCCACCTGTCTAGCATTGTCTCGGCACTAGCTATCATGTCTGGAATCATATTCTtgtaaaacaaaacaataccacCATGCCAGATCAACATATAAGCAAAAAGTCCACAATGCATGACAAATCATTGGATAGTataattctttcattcttttcatATCCTTAAAGAAATGGATTATGAGTAACTTGTAAGCAAATAACACAGCTTATAGAACTAGACATTGCTTCTTACTTGTATATTGATATGCAAgtatatatatggaatttgATCAGAGTTTAAACCACATATAAGTAAGCTgtaaattaatttatttatggataAGCTTATGTATAATTTGAATTCGAATAATCTGATTACAGTTGATGAGCAGTTAGAGATTTGAAAAAGCAGTAAGCAAAGAATCAGTTTCTTGATGGATGAAACTGATATGCAGTATTGCTATATATATGTCAGATCAGTCCCTTCTGAAACACGAGTTTTTCTCATCAAATTAGTCCCACTACCAAGAGAAAATTAAGGTGGATTCAGGAGAGGGCTGTCATCGACAATGCACGTGCATCAAGTAAGTTTGCTGTGTTTACATTCTGATGTTCATATATTCTGCAGATATAGGATTGATATAGTGCCTTCAATCCCAAGTTAAAATACACATTCTGATGATGTACAGTGATCTTTCTATACATTCTTTGTTCTAGTATAGGTTCATATTTATATGTTAATGTTTTAGTTATAAACTCCAGTTTCTAACATAACTACTGCAACAACTTACGTTTAAGCTCTCTCCACGGAAGGCATGGTTGGCCAGCCTTCGCGATTTCACCCATTTCTCACCTTCTAATGCCGGAAGGCCATTCCCAAATACCTTCTTTGCATAAGGTCTGAACTTGGGTTTCAGATAAACTCCATCTTTGTTAGTGAATATCTCCTTGCACAAGTCAGCTTCCGTCACCACCAACTGAGGTAGAGTACCATGCCACTGAAGATAATT belongs to Rosa chinensis cultivar Old Blush chromosome 4, RchiOBHm-V2, whole genome shotgun sequence and includes:
- the LOC112201145 gene encoding cytochrome P450 CYP749A22 translates to MSSLDGLVVTVSISLCFLVALIFKIFHKIWWTPIRVQKLMASQGIRGPPYRLIDGNAKEVSNMCKEAISRPLDLSHNILPVVLPHVHAWTKIYGKNYLQWHGTRAELVVTEAELCKEILSNKDGFYLKPKFRAYAKKIFGNGLPQLEGEKWAKSRKLANHAFHGQNLKNMIPDMIASAETMLRRWKSHEEGKEMEVYEEFRLFTSEVIARTAFGSSYVEGKNIFDMLMKLSLLKNDFKLKFPGFSKLFRTSDDIESDRLEKEIRDSIKGIVKKREDKAMNGEEESFGSDFLGLLLKAHHDTNDIQWISVDDLVDECKSFYFVGQETSNTLLSWTVLLLALHTDWQEKARKEVLQLFGKQTPNPDGLAKLKTMSMIFNESLRLYSPAVSVTRRVEKDVRLGKLIVPANVELIIPYLALHHEPESWGQDAQLFKPERFSEGVAKATNNNIATFLPFGMGPRICVGLNFATIEAKIALSMIRQRYSFTLSPGYVHMPLKHMTLRPQHGVQVMLHSL
- the LOC121048791 gene encoding cytochrome P450 CYP749A22-like isoform X2 produces the protein MRSSGGLLIIISSFLCLFCFVALLFKIFHKIWWTPNCIQKLMASQGIRGPPYRLIHGNTKEISNMYKEARSRPLSLSHDNIFPVVLPHIHAWTKIYGKNYLQWHGTLPQLVVTEADLCKEIFTNKDGVYLKPKFRPYAKKVFGNGLPALEGEKWVKSRRLANHAFRGESLNNMIPDMIASAETMLDRWKSHEEGKEMEVYEEFRLLTSEVISRTAFGSSYVEGKNIFDMLMKFSLLLKNDYILKFPGISMLFKTNDDIKSEKLAQGIRDSIMGIIKKREEKAMSGEEERFGSDFLGLLLKAHHDTNDIQRISVDDLVDECKSFYLVGQETSNTLLSWTVLLLALHTDWQEKARMEVLQLFGKQAPNPDGLAKLKTMSMIFNESLRLYSPAVTVTRRVEKDVRLGKLIIPANFELIVPYLALHHEPQSWGQDAQLFKPERFFEGVAKATNNNLTSFMPFGMGPRICVGLNFATVEAKIALSMILQRYSFTLSPGYVHSPLRSMTLRPQHGVQVMLHSL
- the LOC121048791 gene encoding cytochrome P450 CYP749A22-like isoform X1, which codes for MASQGIRGPPYRLIDGNAKEVSNMGKEVMSRPLDLSHNIFPVVLPHIHAWTKIYGKNYLQWHGTLPQLVVTEADLCKEIFTNKDGVYLKPKFRPYAKKVFGNGLPALEGEKWVKSRRLANHAFRGESLNNMIPDMIASAETMLDRWKSHEEGKEMEVYEEFRLLTSEVISRTAFGSSYVEGKNIFDMLMKFSLLLKNDYILKFPGISMLFKTNDDIKSEKLAQGIRDSIMGIIKKREEKAMSGEEERFGSDFLGLLLKAHHDTNDIQRISVDDLVDECKSFYLVGQETSNTLLSWTVLLLALHTDWQEKARMEVLQLFGKQAPNPDGLAKLKTMSMIFNESLRLYSPAVTVTRRVEKDVRLGKLIIPANFELIVPYLALHHEPQSWGQDAQLFKPERFFEGVAKATNNNLTSFMPFGMGPRICVGLNFATVEAKIALSMILQRYSFTLSPGYVHSPLRSMTLRPQHGVQVMLHSL